AGATAAATTAACTATAGAAAAGAATTTTACAGAAAATATAATAAATACTGCTAATACTATAATTATAACTTTAGATTCTAATGGAAAAATTCTAAGTTTTAACCAACATGCTGAAAAAATAACTGGCTACCAATCGGAAGAAATTATAAATAAAAATATTTATAAAACACTTATACATAAGGATTATAGAAGTAAAGCACTTCAAACTTTTCATGAAAATTATAATCATGAACAAATTAAAGATAATGAAGTTCTAATCATTTGTAAGAATGAACAACAAAAACTAATTTCTTGGAATGTATCACCAATTAAAAATCAAAATAAGGGTCTAAATAACACATTAATAATTGGAGTAGATATCACTAAAAATAAAAGAGCTGAAGAAGCTTTAAAATATCAAGCTTTCCATGATAACTTAACTGGTCTACCTAATCGTGAGTTCTTCAATAAGCAACTTCTTCATGAAGCTGAGATAGCTAAAAATAATCATAAAGGATTTGCAGTCTTTTTTTTAGATCTTGATAGATTTAAGTTAATTAATGATATGTATGGACATCAAACTGGTGATCTAATACTTCTAGAATTAAGTAATAGACTTATAAGCACTCTTCCTAATAGATACACCATAGCTAGAATGGGTGGTGATGAATTTATAGGTATCTTACCAGGAATAACAAAAGCAAAATTACAAATTCCAAGAATAATAAATCATTTGATAAAAATATTTGATGATCCTTTTGTTATAAATGATCATGATTTTGTATTAACTGCTAGCATAGGCATTTCAATCTATCCTGAGGATGGGCTTGATGAAGAAACACTTTTAAAAAATGCAGACACAGCTATGTACAAAGCAAAAGAAGATGCAGGAACATCCTTTCAACTCTATAACCATAATATGAACTTACAAGTTAACGAAAAAATATTTATGGAAAACAACTTAAGAAGAGCTATAGAAAATCAAGAACTTACAGTATATTATCAACCAATAATAGATATAAAAACTGGAAAAATAAAAAAGGCAGAAGCTTTAGTAAGATGGGAACATCCTGAAGAAGGTATAATCTCTCCAGCTAAATTTATACCTTTAGCTGAAGAAACAGGATTAATAATTCCCTTAGGTTCATTTGTATTAAAAGAAGCTTGTCAGCAACTTCAAGATTGGATTAATATGGGATATCATCCCATAGAGATTTCTGTTAATCTATCTGCCCAGCAATTTCATAAATCTAATTTAAAAGAAACAGTTGATAATATTTTAGATGAGACTGGATTAAATCCTGAATTATTAGGGCTGGAAATTACAGAAAGTATAGCTATACAGAATGTAGAATCAACCATCTCTGTACTAAATGAATTTAAAAATATGAAGGTTAAAATCTTATTAGATGATTTCGGGACAGGCTATTCATCTTTAAGCTATCTTGTTAA
Above is a window of Orenia marismortui DSM 5156 DNA encoding:
- a CDS encoding sensor domain-containing protein, with translation MKFNFSYHRIILSLLSIFKYKKFSKKNKLFFKNIYFPSIYMSSVINQPYNQENILPYYLNSYKEGIIGIIFLFIFLILLLINNTKVNKIKDKLTIEKNFTENIINTANTIIITLDSNGKILSFNQHAEKITGYQSEEIINKNIYKTLIHKDYRSKALQTFHENYNHEQIKDNEVLIICKNEQQKLISWNVSPIKNQNKGLNNTLIIGVDITKNKRAEEALKYQAFHDNLTGLPNREFFNKQLLHEAEIAKNNHKGFAVFFLDLDRFKLINDMYGHQTGDLILLELSNRLISTLPNRYTIARMGGDEFIGILPGITKAKLQIPRIINHLIKIFDDPFVINDHDFVLTASIGISIYPEDGLDEETLLKNADTAMYKAKEDAGTSFQLYNHNMNLQVNEKIFMENNLRRAIENQELTVYYQPIIDIKTGKIKKAEALVRWEHPEEGIISPAKFIPLAEETGLIIPLGSFVLKEACQQLQDWINMGYHPIEISVNLSAQQFHKSNLKETVDNILDETGLNPELLGLEITESIAIQNVESTISVLNEFKNMKVKILLDDFGTGYSSLSYLVKFAVDIIKIDRSFITNFPNHSKRSAIVSAIIAMANKLTMKTVAEGVESWDEIKCLNEYKCDEAQGYLFSKPIPAKEFENLLKNNIEFKMHA